From the Trifolium pratense cultivar HEN17-A07 linkage group LG4, ARS_RC_1.1, whole genome shotgun sequence genome, the window ACCGCCAAGAGCTTTATCTCTTGAGCCGCCAGGCTCTGGACTTTCAGGTTCAGATGCTGAGATTGGAAATCTTGTGGGAAAAGAAAGGGAAGGAAGTTCTGTTCCATTCAACGCTGAAAACTCAGATAAAAGTCACAAGTCTGAGGAAAAGCTTTCTGATGATAATTCAGAGAGAAGTCACAAGTCTGAGGAGAAACTTGCTCTTGACAAAAATGAAAGGCGATCAAAAAGAAAGTACCGTTCAAGGTCCAGTAGACATGAAGAGGGGGAAGAGGAGGAGGAGCAggtggaggaagaagaagaaaataaagagataaGGGGTCACAGACGATCAAGAAAAAAGCATCGATCACATCGATCTTCACACAGAAGTCGGGATAGGGATGCAGAGAGAGATATGGACAGAAACAGGCGGAAGCACAGGAGAAGAGATTCCTCCTCCAAAGACAAGTATTCTTATAGGGAGAGTAAGCATGATAGCTCCTCCGATGAGGATCATCAACACTTGAGGCATCATCGTAAATATGATAGCTCCTCTGATGAAAAGCACCGCTCTTCTCGACGACGTCGTGGAGAGAGTAAGTTGTCAGACCAAGAGCATAGACATTCTCGCAGACATTATAGTTCATCTGATGATGAGCATAGACATTCTCGTAGACATTATAGTTCATCTGATGATGAGCATAGGCACCGAAGCAGAAAGACAAAGCATAAGAGCAGGTCTCATACTGAAAGAGACGCAGAGTTGGAGGAGGGAGAGATAGTGAAATCAGACAAGTCACAAGTAAGCGAGCTTGGGCGGGCTAGCAGGGAGGCTTCGGCCGAGTTATTGAAGTCTACAAGTGTACCATCTCAATCACCTGAAGTAACTAATGTTTCTGATGAGCTTAGAGCCAAAATTAGAGCCATGTTGATGGAAAATTTGTAAAAGAAAACTTGGGTTCATTAATGTATTGTTAATCCTTGTTAAATCATATTTCCACAAAGACAGAAATCATTTGGATTTGATTATGTAGTGGTTTGTAGTTATCTACTCGTTTGTTTGGCCTTAACGATAGAAATGAGCCGAAGATAATTGTTTGAGCCCCTTATTTGGCCGTAAAATATACTGCAGCATATAAGGGGGTCTCCATACCCTGTGTTATTCTAAGAGTCattcaattattttaataaatactcATTcattttgaaaaggaaaaaaacaaaaactgggtcaaaattttattttcattctggaaatttcaatttaaaaaagttaGAACAAAAATGTTTCTATTTTATCAAAATGTGAAAACACAAATACACTTTAAAATTgtcagaattttttttaaataaattatttaacactTACTTTCTATTCCAGATATTTCAAAGTAGTATAGAGGAAATATTGCCCAAATGTTACAATGGTTTTATTCACTAACACTAGacaaaaaaaaggataaaactacatttaaatcatttatttattttcgaCTAAAGACCATTCTCCATatgaaatataaaatgataCATCTAAATCTAAATTAATACGAAAATGACTTCTTGTATCTAACCACTACTTTAGACTACTATTTCTATTGTTTATATTTCTCCATCTTACTTTTCTCCCTCATAGAGAGTATAATGTCATCATCATTTCTTTAAAATCTCATATTATAGTGGTGTCAATAGAAATATAAAACtacatttaaataatttatttatttattttggactAAAACCAttctaaaaaagtaaaataaaatgctATAGCTGGGAAGAGGCCGTCGGCGATCAAGCCTCATCTGGTAAGTTTACTGTTCATTCGGTGAGAGAAGAAGGTAAAGTACTGTTCGTAGGTTTTAGTTACAATTTTAATCTGGACCATTGAAACATTTAATTGCCACATGGCAGCCATCTATTAAGACAActgaaaaaaaaaggagaataaGAAAATTGAGTGGATCCAGACTCGACCCGACAGGCCCAACATAACATTTGGAGTTGCCGTtttaagcaaaaacaaagaTTTAGTTTCATCTTCTGTTTGGAACATCTCAGACAGAACAAACACAGTAGTGAAAACGTTGTTTTCAAGCCGTTGCCTTTGTCTCTTCTCTTCAAAATACCACCTTCTCGCAGGTACACTATTTTCTtctcaaaatttttttattcttatttcaTCTCTGTTACATAGAATCATATATGCTAATCTCATGTTATTCACAGATTCCTCTTTTAAACCGTGTTTTGATTCTAACGTGAAATTCAATATTACTCATGTTGCTATACCAATATTCATTTCTTCatgaacaaatatttttggATCTGGTTTTAGTTTTAAGTAATAACTATAAAGCAGACACTCCTTAGATTAGGCTTGTCCTGGTATCACGACAccaacacttataattacattgaattgcgtcattttctcaaattattatcggtgtcaacATGTatgtgttcgtgcttcataaataataaaagaatgTTATCATGTTACTTTCATGCCCTTCTGATTTTGAGTATTGAATTCATTGTTTTTGGTATGTTTctatgtaatttatttatgaagGACTTTGTAATTTATaggaaaaatgattttttgttgttttgtgtaTTGTAGCTACTTTGTATAGAACAAAAATACAATGACGGCTGCTTCTATGTTATTCTCATGCTCTATGAATGTGGGAGTTTCTAATCCAAAGATGGCTTCAAAAGCCTCTGCATGTTGTTTGTTAAACCGGCCAATGAGTTGTTCGAAGTCGATTTTGTCATGTGGGCTGTTTGGAGTTTCggaaaaatcaaaacttttgtGTCGGGCAAGTGCTCTTCATGTTGAGAGTGTGCCTTCATTTTCTGTTGGGCAAAAGTTTCAATTTGATGATGTGATTGAAGCTCAACAATTTGATAGAGAAACTCTTAGTGCTATATTTGAAGTTGCTAGGAGTATGGAGAATATTAGGAACAACTCGTCCGGGAGTCAAATGCTTAAGGGTTATCTCATGGCTACTTTGTTTTATGAGCCTTCGACTAGAACTAGGCTTTCGTTTGAGTCTGCTATGAAAAGATTAGGTGGTGATGTTCTCACAACTGAAAATGCTAGGGAGTTTTCATCTGCATCTAAAGGAGAGACACTCGAAGGTGACAATGCCCTTttatttgaggaaaaaaaaattgttcattgTGGACTTAATTTTTTTCCCTGAATTTTGATATAACTTTGCTTATTGCAGATACTATAAGAACGGTTGAAGGTTACTCTGATATAATTGTATTGCGGCACTTTGAAAGTGGTGCAGCGAGAAGAGCTGCAGCAACTGCTAACATTCCAGTAATCAATGCAGGGGATGGCCCAGGACAGCATCCCAGCCAGGTATGAACAAATTTACCGTTATACAGTTTGGTGCTGCAAAATCCAATGCTTCACAAAGCAAGTCAATCAGATGGGAACATAGGTTGATACTCTTTCCCGCAAATCATGTGTCTACTCTAGATATATGACGAGGACTTAAAACTGTAGAATTTGCACCACTTCATCTTCATTCGTGACATTACTTTACAAGCTGccttttgttattttatttgttgtgcGATATATTTGCATTTTATTTGTTAATGTCGGATCAAACATTTATTAGGCTAATTACTAGGTCTGGCtgtaattattattagtttGTCGCATGTTTGTCATGTTTGTTATCTGTATATAGCATGCTATAGCTGTAAGAATATTTTAGGCTAAACTTTTAAGTTAAAATCTCATGTAACTTCTTGTGTATTTTGTAAATCATTTAAGTTCTGTCTATTTAATAAAGGCCTTCTACCAAATATTTTAGTGTCATTTCTACCTCCTAAAAAGCAAATGGATTGTATTATTATGTTCAAACTCTTGCTTGTTCAAACTTCTCAGGCGTTGTTGGACGTTTATACCATTGAAAGAGAGATAGGAAAATTGGATGGAATTAAAGTTGGGCTTGTCGGAGACCTCGCTAATGGGAGGACAGTTCGCTCACTTGCATACTTACTTGCCAAGTACCGTGATGTAAAATTCTATTTTGTATCTCCTAATGTGGTTAAAATGAAGGTAATTGTAGCAAATACTTAGTTATGGTATCATGGACATGatattaaaatgttagtgaCATTACTGAACATGATGTGCTatggatttttttcttttataggaTGACATAAAAGAGTATCTGACATCAAAAGGAGTGGAGTGGGAAGAAAGTTCTGATTTGTTGGAAGTGGCTTCTAAATGTGACGTGGTTTATCAAACTCGCATTCAGAAAGAAAGATTTGGAGAGAATATTAACCTGTACGAAGAAGCAAGAGGCAAGTATATTGTTAATAAAGATGTTCTAAAGGTGATGCAAAATCATGCTGTAGTAATGCACCCTCTTCCAAGACTCGACGAAGTAAGTACATTCAACCATGTCATGAGATATATTTACTTTCATAGTCAGTCATTATGGAATTGGGATTCCTTCAGTTAGGGGATCACACATTCTTGAAGTCAGCACATCAGTGGTCATTAAATCAATATCAATCAGTAAAAGAAAATgcagatttttattttataattcgAAATACCGAACTTGAATTTGGACCATCCGATTTTGATCGAACGACCACTATTGTCCTGACTGCATGAATGAAGAGAATCTCTGACTGCTGGAAATCTGAATTCGTCATAATGAACATAAGTGTTAAGAtgaaataaaaactaaattggTTGCTTTAATTTGATGCAGATCGAGGTGGAAGTCGATAGTGATCCAAGAGCAGCTTACTTTAGGCAGGCGAAAAATGGTCTATATATTCGGATGGCTCTATTAAAGGTTTTGCTTCTTGGTTGGTAAAAGATGCATTCACTTTCCAAGTGATCAGGATGATAAATTGTTTCAGTTGTTatcttagtttattttttgttgccTATGTTGCCATGAGAGTCTCGCATATACAGTGAGAAAAAggaggaaaaataatttttagacaTTAGTATTAACTTTTGATATGCAAGTTTTGTTTACTTACCAAAGTGCATGACCAAAGTACATAAGTTGGCTCATTTTATTTAGTTGTTTGTTACCTTGTTTACCAGTGATGTACTGCTACATTGTGCATTGTTATGATTTATCGACACTTAACCATGTTACCATGATCATCGCAATATTTCATGAAATTGCTAATCTAAAACCAGGTTGTACTATTGACTATTACTCTGAACAATACAGAAAACTTACTTCTCACACCCCTTCTGATTCTCCAATGTTGTATTAAGAGAtattaaaagtaaatatatttttagtccttgtAAAATATTCTCTTATGATTTATGAAGTTCAGTGTCTATGATATGATCAAGTAGTCTTTGAGGTAGCTTATTCCATATCTTGCTGACCTGCTTCTCGCTCATCTGTGACGTACTACTAGTAGTGTTCTGGAAGTGGCAACAGCAATGGTtgtagtaatagtaataatgttGGTGCTACCAGAAGCAATACCACTGATGAGGAATGTGCAAGAAAAAGAAGGGTTTATAATCATACTCATATATGGGTGAAAACCTGCCATAAATATGTATCTATATATGGATAATTAAGTCAACTCAAAATATGtgcaagttttttttcttctcttttttcagTTGAAATTATGCATAGTTGGGATTGCTTTCAATTTTATGTGCAAAGTTTATgcattgtttcttttttctttttaagttgATTTTGCTGAGAAATAAATGGTGTGGAATGCAAATGTTTTGTGGAAATACACCCTTTTAGGGAAGAATCTATGAGGGGTAAAGACTAATAGTTAAGAGTGAAAAAAAGGGTGGTTTTTAAAAGGAAAGTTGATGTTATTGCTGACTCCTACAATCACTTGGGAGATGGTTGTTTTTGTTTAAGCGACTTAAAGATAGATTTAATCGATTTGGTTTGAGTAAGAGATCAATATGACAATGTGTTACACTTTTTAGAGACTAAAATTTAATTATGTCTTGATTTGTGTCAGAGATTAAGAGTTATAGACTAACTGAGTTATATTTTTTAGAGATTAATTTGAGTTAGGGATAACTTATCATGAGTTACACTTTCATGACCAAAATATTGGTTTGACCCTGATAAAATATTATAGTAAACAACCAAATTGAAGTCCCCTACTCTGAGACCTGGAACAAAAAATTGACATCTCCGTGTATTAGGTTTAGGTGACAAGTCAATGAGATTGCTCATAGTTTAGCTAAACCAGCCACATATTTAGCTAGTCTCTATATTTTGGTTGATATATGATATTGTATTGAACACCTATTGATCAATGAAATGTTGATATACCATATAGTATTGAACACATATCTCGGTCTCAACTCACAAGCATAGAATCCGAGAcatgtaaataatattaaaaaaaaaatgtatatttgtTAAACAAGTGTGTTTTTGAAACTTGTTAAATAAgtgtgtttaaataacattcctgtAATTTTTTTAGCCGATAACATTTAAGATTActgttattatttaatttaatccgAGATCAATCAATAAGAAAGAAAAGTGTGAACACTTTTTTGCATGTAAAAAGCAAAaggtatttatttattgaattgaaGACGACCAAAACTAACCCATGTGATGTGATTTCAACAGTGATGacttctttttcaaaaaaaaaaaataaacagcgATGATGACTTCTGAAGTGACGAATCTGTTGAGAGCAGCTGAGAGTAACAGAATAAGCTTAGCTTCCAACCTCCAAAGTCAAAAGCTTCATTCTTTTCTCTTTACTTCCTCACTCACATTTCCATGGCCACCACCGGAAAAGGAGACGACAGTCCCACCATCGGAATCGACCTCGGCACCACCTACTCCTGCGTCGGAGTATGGCAGAACGACGCTGTCCATATCATCCCCAATGATCAGGGCAACCGGACCACCCCCTCTTACGTCGCTTTCACTGATTCCGACCGCTTCATCGGCGACGCCGCAAAGGATCAAGTCACCTGGAACCCCCTCAACACCGTCTTCGGTAAACTTTTCTTTAGCTTCTGATATTGgctgttcttttttttttttttttccgccACAAGTTTAATCTgtttcggggtcagttctgacatcgaGTGGTACAGCCCCTCCCGATCAGATATTGGCTGTTCTGTTGGAGACATTTGCTATGTTGATTTCGATACACTTATTGCTTAATTAATTGATTGAATTGATTTGTGCTTAATTATAGATGCGAAGCGTTTGATTGGAAGGAGATTCTCTGATGCTACTGTTAAGAGTGACATTAAGCTATGGCCATTCAAGGTTATTGGTGGTACTGGAGACAAGCCAATGATTGTTGTTAACTACAAGAATGAGGAGAAGCACTTCACTGCTGAGGAGATTTCCTCTATGGTCCTTATCAAGATGCGTCAGACTGCTGAGGCTTACGTTGGCTGCACTGTCAAAAGAGCTGTTGTCACTGTCCCGGCGTACTTCAATGACTCTCAGCGCCAGGCTACTAAGGATGCTGGAGTTATTGCGGGACTTGATGTTATTCGTATTATCAACGAACCCACTGCTGCTGCCCTTGCCTATGGCCTTGACATGGGATTGGGAGGCAtcgttgatgatgatgttgatgagaAGGATGTGCTGATTTTTGATCTTGGTGGTGGTACTTTTGATGTCTCTCTTCTAACCATTGACTCCAGTGTCTTTGATGTTAAGGCCACTGCCGGAGACACCCATCTTGGAGGTGAGGACTTTGATAATAGGATGGTtaaccattttgttgaggagttcaaGAGAAAGCACAAGAAGGACATTAGTGGGAACCCGAGGGCGTTGAGAAGGTTGAGGAACGCATGTGAAAAGGCAAA encodes:
- the LOC123920399 gene encoding aspartate carbamoyltransferase 1, chloroplastic, yielding MTAASMLFSCSMNVGVSNPKMASKASACCLLNRPMSCSKSILSCGLFGVSEKSKLLCRASALHVESVPSFSVGQKFQFDDVIEAQQFDRETLSAIFEVARSMENIRNNSSGSQMLKGYLMATLFYEPSTRTRLSFESAMKRLGGDVLTTENAREFSSASKGETLEDTIRTVEGYSDIIVLRHFESGAARRAAATANIPVINAGDGPGQHPSQALLDVYTIEREIGKLDGIKVGLVGDLANGRTVRSLAYLLAKYRDVKFYFVSPNVVKMKDDIKEYLTSKGVEWEESSDLLEVASKCDVVYQTRIQKERFGENINLYEEARGKYIVNKDVLKVMQNHAVVMHPLPRLDEIEVEVDSDPRAAYFRQAKNGLYIRMALLKVLLLGW